The sequence caaccaccaaaatcatttaggaaaaggtttgaccctattttcctttcaatagGAAAAggctaaaccctatttccctttcaattaccaaacacatagtcaatcattaagatttagactgatatgcACAACACTATgttatccataagggtccttcaggggctcatgcataccattcgtcATTTGGAGCCTGTAGTTGACTtccgatcaacaagtaaaataaccatcagggtctagcgcccacaaggacattcactggttgcattttGCTTTTAAGCACATAGGAGAATATGTGCGTAGATAATGGTGTtaaagtgcacgacatcaggcCTATGCTGCCAAGTAGAGacttttatatgcagagatgtatagtcccgctcgttttattattgcccatggtttacccaattactcataccagtTTGAAATTGTGTATTAATTTAtacaacatttttaggtattataattttgagaacttataacaatagtcAATTATTTGTAATGTAAGATGCCAGCGGGGCAAACTTTTCTCCTGAtattatataccaatttgttTTATAAAGCATTATTTTGATCTCTTCATTATTCGgcaaaaaagagaagctttggaatagaacatacAAGGCCAATAATTCGTTCTATCTGGGAAAAACCACCTGATTGCTAAGCTTTCGATTAAGCAAATGGTGATTGTTGAACAACGTAGTTGTCGCAGATCTCCGATCCGGACTCCGAACCCTCCCAACAGTAGTAGGGACATGAGAAGTTGTAGAAGCCCGCTCCCTTCCTAGTAACCCAACACAGAGAggaacaagagacacagtggatGAAAGCTCTTTCTGTCTATCTTTATTATGAGGCGCATGGATACATATATATAAGCTGTGAACCCCCTGAGGGCAGTTTCGATATTAGCCCATTAAACCTcttttagggtttctcaacactcccccttgggcgaataccatgACGAATTATGTCTCATcaaaactccgaaaaacccagtgggaaaaaatgGAGAAAAGAGAGCATAGTGTGACTCGATGTATTGCACTTGTTGCCTCGCTAAAACCATCTGTGAGAAACTTCAGGAAAACTCACAATGGGAAAAAGAGTGCAACGGGTGTCTTCAGGACAACCATAACCTTCAAGGTGTATAATATACGATTTTTAGGTCGAATTGTAAGGGCTGAAGTTCAGAGGTGATCTCCCCCTGAACCCTGCAGGTCTCTCAAATTCCTCATCCCTATACCTCGTACACATTTTCTGAATGTGACTGCAGGTAAGGATTTAGTGAATAAATCAGccagattatcacaagacttgaCTTGCAGGATTTTTAGCTCACCCTCGTTCTGGATTTCATGAGGATAAAAATACTTAGGACAAATGTGCTTAGTCATATTGCTCTTAATATAGCCCGTTTCCATTTGTGCAACACATGCAACATTATCTTCGTAGATAATGGTGGGGGTATTTGCGGTGGTAGAACCACATGACTTCTGGATGTGGTTAGTCATCCGTCGTAGCCAAGCACATTCTCGTGCGGCTTCATATAACGAGATTATTTCTGAGTGGTTAGTAGACGTTGTTACTAATGTCTGTTTGCATGATCTGACTGATATCTAGCATCAGCATCAGCATAGCCCACCATAGTCTGGTCCTGATTCTTCGGGAAAAACATGCCAAGATCTTGAGTGCCTTTGAGGTATCTAAGTATAGTATTAACACCTACCCAATGTCTTCTGGTTGGGTCTACACTGTATCTAGCTAGTAGATTTACTGCGAATGCAATATCAGACCTGGTGCAGTTCGCAAGGTACACCAGTGCTCCAATAGCGCTAAGGTAAGAAACTTCAGGTCCCAACGATTTCTCATCATCGCTCTTTGGTCTAAATGGGCCAGTATCCATTTCGAGGGATTTAGATCTCTCAAGGACCTTTTTACACTAGGTCGACTGGTGATAAATATTCCTTCTAGGAGATGCTCGATCTGCAGGCCCAAGCAAAACTTGGTTTTTCCTAAGTCTTTCATTTCAAACTCTGTCTTGAGGTAGGCGCTGGCCTCCTCAATTTCCTGAGCATATCCAATGATGTTCAAGTCATCAACATAGACCGAAACTATGCAAAAACCCTTCTGGGATTTTCTAATGAATACACAAGGAGAATCTGGATTATTTACGTATCCCTTCTTCAGGAGGAATTCGCTGAGCCGATTGTACCACATCCGCCCAGATTGTTTAAGCCCATACAACGCCCTCTGCAACTTAACGCTGTACATGTTGCGATTTGACTTGGCATCCGGAACTCTCAGCCCATCCGGGACCTTCATATAGATTTCCGAATCCAAAGACCCATACAAGTATGCGGTCACTACGTCCATCATCTGCATTTTCAAGTTTAAACCTGCTGCCAGTGATATTAAATATCGGAACGTTGTGCCACTCATTACCGAGGAGTAAGTTTCATTGTAATCGATGCCGGGTCTCTACGTGAACCCTTGTGCTACAAGTCTCGCTTTGTatctcaccacctcattgttcGCATCCCTCTTTCGGATGAACACCCATTTGAACCCGACTAGGGTAACATTGGGGGGCATGCGGGCGACAGGCCCAAATACTTGCCTCTTTGAAAGCGAGAGCAATTCCGTCTCTATTGCTTCCTTCCATTTGACCCAATCTGAGCGCTTCTGGCACTCTGCCATGGACTTTGGTTCAGGATCCTCAGCAATCACAACAGCGATCATAGAGACGAAATCAGTGTCGACAATTGTAGTCTTTCGATTATATAACTCTCCCGTCTCAACATAGTTTATGGCAATTTCTTCAACTGAATCATCCGGTTCTTTGTGATTTCCCAAGTTATTTGAAACCGGTTGTTCCAAAGTCCTTGTGCTTTTATTTGTGCGACATTTGCACTAGGACGTTCACCTTCAAGGTGTGTTACTGCTGGAACATCTGAAAGGAAGCGTGTTGCATTCTCTTCAGTAACTTGCTGGTGCAGGCGTCCCCGCTTAGCTGATACTGAATCATCcggttttctcccccttttcctaGGATGGGGAGTACGAGTAGAGTCCATACCCTGCAGAGGTATCTCCACTCTCTCCGGTGCATTTGCCGCAGGATTATGTGACTTCGACACTCTTATATCAGTAAAGGCATCTGGCAGATTATTTGCTAAGTTTTGCAGGtgtattattcgttgaactttAAGTTCAGTTTCTCTAGTGCGTGGGTCAAGCGATTGTATGCTACTAGCACTCCATTCTATTTCTCGACATTCTTTATTATTAAGGTACAATCCTCCCCTAATGCTGGGAAATGCTCTTCATCGAAGATGCTATCAGCATACCGAGCCGTGAACAGATCCCCAGTTCTAGGCTCTAAATATTTGATTATGGATAGAGATTCATAACCAACATAGATCCCCAACTTCCGGTGAGGTCCCATAGATGTACGCTGGGGTGGTGATATCGGCACGTATACAGCACAACCGAATTTTCGCAGATGGGAAACCACTGGTTGTTGACCACGCATTAACTGGTGGGGAGAAGCAGAGTGGTAAGCAGATGGTCTATATTGGATTAAGGCCGCAGCGTGCAAAACTGTGTGTTCCCAACAACTGGTTGGGAGTTTGCTATCTTGTAGAAGTGGCCTGGCTATGAATTTTATTCTTTTAATTAAGGACTCGACAAGTCCATTCTGTGTATGGACATGTGGTACATAATGCTCTACATTTATGCCCATAGCAAGACAATATTCATTAATGGCTTTGAGGTAAACTCTCTGGCATTGTCCATCCTGATTGACTGAATGCGGTTCTCCAGGAAGCTCGCACGCAAACAGATAATTTGGGCAATAAATTTTGCAAATGCGTGGTTCCGCGTGGACAACAGGCACACATGGCTCCACTTAGTAGAAGCATCTATAAGAACCATAAAATATCTGAAGGGCCCCAATAGGGGGTTGATTGGACCACAGTTATCACCCTAAAGTCTCTGCAGGAAACTCGAGGACTCAACCTTTACTTTTAGGTAAGAGGGCTTAGTTATCAGTTTTCCTTTAGCACAAGAGACGCATAGAAAGTTTTTAGGAACTTGTGTGGTTTTTATGGCATGGCCAATAGAGCTAGTTATGATGTTCTGCATCATCCTTAATCTAGGGTGTCCTAGTCTTTCATGCCATACTCGAAAAGACTCGGGATTTTTAAATATAGTAGACATCGCAACAAATTCAGGGGGTGGTTTAATTCTTGAGTAATACAACCCAGAGGAGGTGCCTTGCGCTTTCTCTACCACTTTTGTTTCACATTCGTCCGTTGATGTGATATGGAGGTATTTAGCACCACTCACACATGTAGTTGTAATGTGATAGCCGCTACGACGGATATCTTTGAACGTGAGGAGAGTACGAGTTGCTCCTGGGTATAGGAATGCTTCTTCAATGAAGATCCTAGTACCGTTAGGGAGGACAACAATGGCTCGACCGGAGCCTACAATGCGGCCATTGTTACCGACAATTGTAGTGATATTCTCAGTCCTCTTTAGGAGTGCCTGAAAATATTTTGTCTCTCTAAGAATCGAATTTGTGGTTGCGCTATCAATCAAGCATGGTTCATCGTTTTCCTCCATCGTGGGAAGTGAGTCTTGttctatataaataatatataatatTGATTCAGTTCATCATTCATGATGACAACATATAATAGAGCAAGAAGAATTAAACCATGAATGAGGAATAAATAAAATTGCAAAGCAATTAATCTCAATCAACCAAATAGTATGAGCTCAGCAGGAGCATTTATTACAGCATAATCAAATAAATGTTCTTCTAGAAATAAAGTTACTGTGGAAATAAATGTGGAGCTAATGGCTGATAACATGATCGACTACAGGAGATCATCAGTATCGAAATCGAAGTCGACCTTGCCTAACGAAGTATGGTTCTTAGTTGTGGCATCAACATTTATGGTAGCATGCTCAAACTGTGCAGTAGGCTGAGGCAACTCAAGGTGCTCTCCAGTTGTGGTGTCTGAGGCTCGAAGAagaggctcggctcgtttccagccctagtgGTGTCTACAGGCGCCTGGATAAAGTGAGCCTCTCAGTTCTGGCGTTTCTTCCAATCCTGATATATGTCAATCAGGTAGTTCTCAGTGGTGCATGTACGGGACCAGTGCTGCTGAGACCTGCACCTGAAACATCCTTCGCCAGCATGCTTTGAGACACTTGCATCGCCCTGCTAGGGGTTGCTTTtgcctttgcctttgcctttgcctttaccACGACCATTGTTGTTGCTACTGCCGCTGCCATTCTGTGCCTGCTTCTTAAAAGTTCCCCTTGTCGGCCCCTGATTATTGCGGCGCCCACCACCCCTTCCTCTGGAGGAGCCTCTCTTCCCCTGAGACGAGAAGTTTGCATGTGCTTCCGGTACGACCACGACCCCTTCTTCTGGAGGAGCCTCTCTTCCCCTGATTATTGCGGCGCCCACGACCCCTTCTCTGTCTGGTGCTTCTGCTGCAGATAGGACTTCTCAATATGGTGAGCACAATGATGATCCTTCTAAGTTAGCTACACACCAAGAAAACTTGGTGGTTTCAGATATCAACGTCCCACCTAACAGTTCATGTAGCAAGGCTATTGATGATATAGTTGAATTTGGGGACATGTGTGATGTGCAAATTGAAGAGGAAAGAGTTACAAAGTTCCAACCAAAGGTGCAAAcgaagctgaaagggaaatagggtcaaaccttttcctaattgattttggtggttgaatggcccaacacaaataattggactaactagtttgttcaagattatacattctacaggtgcaaaaggttcaacacaaaccaatcaaaagaacaagttaggtctcaaaagaaaggagcaaaaggaaaccgaaggctgccctggtctggcgcaccggacagtccggtgtgccaccggacagtgtccggtgtaccagggtgaatcagcttgaactcttcaccttcgggtttcctagacgcagctccgctataattcaccggactgtccggtgagtcaccagacagtgtccggtgcaccaccggactgtctggtgcaccagcggagcaacggctatctacgcgcaacggtcgactctgacggatgaacagtgccGCGGTAGAAGTCAGAGTagcggtcagaggggcaccagactgtccggtgccacatgagtacaaagtctccaacggtcgaccagctcagagACCTAACGACAGGGTGATGtggcggcgcaccagacactgtccggtggcgcaccggactgtccggtgcgcccattgccagcagccttctccaacggctacaatttggttggtggctataaataccaccccaaccggccacttcaaagagagggagcccaagcaacattccaagtcatctagttgacatactcaagccctcccaaccacatatattcattgatccatcctatgcgcaagatttaggccactacaaccaacacaagtgccacaaaagagagctagcaaaagaaagcctctagTGTGATTTTAGCaagagtgccttgtgagaattattgggagttagtgagcactacatcttgtgatcatttgtgcgtggagttttgactctcattgaacttcctccaaagttttggaggcttgtaaaagctagcaagagacaccaaagagtgtggtgatccttgtggggtcttaagtgatccttgagaagaaaagagctcgccgatcttgagtgatcggtggagagagggaaagggttgaaaaagacccgtccttagtggactcctcaacgtggactaggccttcgagggccgaacctcggtaaaacaaatcacccgtgtccattgtgtttattgcttgtgatttgtttgttttccctcactctaagtttttcttgcactattctttgctaaccttatttggtgttgctttaagttaaattctcatttagtgaagcaacacattgcaagaaagaactcgtGGCATtactcttctcatctaagccttcttgctttattctcatagacttgttagtagtattgatttatcaattccgcattatttaagagcaatactctttacaagcaagaacttagttttcatactccgataattgtatatcttgttctaaccactaatcaagggatctagttgggggataaaattttaattttcaggttccgcctatccaccccctctaggcgactttcagaagccCCTTAAGGAAATAGCCAAATCTCGGAAGACTAACCAAAAGGTGGAAACTTCCACTGTAGATGTGGTTACACAAAATGGAAAGGGCAATAATATTCAGACAAGGCTCCATGGCGATCAGGTACAGGATCTTTGCAGATCCTAGATTCTGAAGGATTATTAGCAACTGATAATAGTAAAGGTTGCAATTTAGCTAACCTCGACAATCTCCTTGAGGAGTCAGTCCAAGAGGAAACAATAGCTAAGTTTCATTCTGATTTGCAACCAAATCTCGGGAAGGCTTCATCCCAGGTTGCTGCGATTAAAATTAATGTTGTTGCTGTTGCTCCAATAGTTGGAGTTTGTGACAGCAACAATGACATGTACAAAGAACCTAAAGATCAAGAAACCAAGTGGCATGCTGATGTTAATTTAGACAATCACAATGAACCAATTAATCCTCCTATTGATGGTACTCAATCAATGTTTGGCGAAGTCCCAGGTACAGGTTTTACAGGTGAAACTTCTTTCTTTCGATGTACTGTGTGTTCTTTACTTTGAACAATTGCAGTGCGGATGACCTCATTGTTGTTTACATTTGACTATTTGTGGGCTATTTTTTGTGGACAAACATTTCACTAGATTAAATGGTATTGAAATTACTTTTGTTAGATGTGTGATATTGTCACAATAATACTTGAGTATGAGCTTTGAGCTCTGTCATGCAGGCTTGTGTTTGTGCACAGATGATCAGGTCAATGATTTAATGCTATTTTAAAGCTGCAATTTGTGTATCTGAGCTGTTTTTAGACACAAGTGGTGTTTGCTGAAACAGTTTTTTGAGGTCTAAACTAACGGTTTGTAGTTTCCTTCACTTGCTACCGAAATATTTAACGAACCCTAAACCCTATTTTACTCACTGAAATTTCCATTTATTACAGTTGTATTTACTTTAAGTCTCAACATACTGTAGGAAGAGAAAAGGGAAAATCAAAATCTGTATCTTTTGCTCTATCGGATGCTTCTGGGATAGCTAGCCCTATAGATACCAATTCTGAGATGGGTAACATCGGCGATTCCTGTAGTGACAAATTGACTGATGAAAATTTAAGTAACTCATCTCGTCATATCGCTGAAAAGGTCAGTATAATTCTGCTTAGAAGATGTAATGATCTATATTTACATGGCTACTACAAGGTTTCTCCTTAatctctttcttttcccctttcttTCAGCATTCTATTACCAAGGACCAATATTCAAATGAGCAGGACCATGAGCGGGAGCCACTAGATCATGCTGTTCAACAACAACCAAAGTCAGATGTTGGAGAAAGAGCATCATCTATGAAACGACGTTGCAAGAAAAAGGTGCAAAAAGTTGGGACACCTAATCACACTGTTGATGATTATTTTGGTGAAGACTGTGTTGAACCTTCATTAGCTGAAGAAGATAACGATACTGGTGATCATTACACTACTGGTAATAAGCATAAGGCTAGGAAAAAGTCAAGGGGTGGTGTAGAAGAGTCACAGCAACAGAAAGTTCAAAAAAATAAAAGCAAGGTGTCTTCACGGGGCCGCAAACGGACCTTGAAGGATGAATCGACAGAGAAGCCTGAGAAGAAGCTAACCCAAAGAATACGTCAGAGGATACCAAAAGGTTAGTGGCTCATAAAAAATCAATCTTCACTTTTGGATAATGTGAGTTTTCACTCTTGTATCTTGGGTATCTATTGTTTTAGAGGTTAAGGCTTTACTGGAAACACCTCGTGAGCAGATAAAACCCATGAAGCTTTGTGCATCACATCTCAGGTTGTTACAAGAAGCTAGAGAGCGTGTTGATGTGAGTTTTGTGGCAAATTTTATGTTACACTATCCCTTTTAATGGGCCAGGCCCAAGTACTCTAATCTATCAATACAACTCTAACCCTGGTTAGGGTTAGGTTTTGTCA is a genomic window of Zea mays cultivar B73 chromosome 5, Zm-B73-REFERENCE-NAM-5.0, whole genome shotgun sequence containing:
- the LOC103627513 gene encoding G patch domain-containing protein 4; amino-acid sequence: MAISNNDMYKEPKDQETKWHADVNLDNHNEPINPPIDGTQSMFGEVPGREKGKSKSVSFALSDASGIASPIDTNSEMGNIGDSCSDKLTDENLSNSSRHIAEKHSITKDQYSNEQDHEREPLDHAVQQQPKSDVGERASSMKRRCKKKVQKVGTPNHTVDDYFGEDCVEPSLAEEDNDTGDHYTTGNKHKARKKSRGGVEESQQQKVQKNKSKVSSRGRKRTLKDESTEKPEKKLTQRIRQRIPKEVKALLETPREQIKPMKLCASHLRLLQEARERVDPKGIPSGPSSNTRNFQLDDMDDLGYRDEEARFFDNDITEEHVQNATKLNYHSYMAT